One region of Magnetospirillum sp. WYHS-4 genomic DNA includes:
- the gor gene encoding glutathione-disulfide reductase — translation MSRFDYDLLTVGAGSGGVRASRFAARTGARVAICEESRVGGTCVIRGCVPKKLLVMGAQFGDAFADAAGFGWTVDEPVFDWPTLIARKNAEIDRLNGVYKRILRESDVDLIEDRAVVVDPHTVEVAGRRVTAANILIAVGGWPSTPAIPGIEHVISSNEALDLPDLPRRVAIVGGGYIAVEFAGIFAGFGVQVTQVLRGDTVLRGFDEDLRVALAEEMGKRGIRLRTDTVVRSVEKLPAGGFSLHLGHEEMLETDLVMYATGRVPKTALLGLEETGVRLDDKGAVAVDDFSRSSVPSIWAIGDATDRMNLTPVALAEGMALARTLFEGTPTRVDYDNVPTAVFSQPPLATVGLTEAQARDRFGKVDIYVTRFRPMKHSLSGRDERSLMKLVVDAATDRVVGCHMVGQDAPEIVQGFAVALKCGARKRDFDATIGIHPTAAEEFVTLRDKLPDHPKR, via the coding sequence ATGAGCCGCTTCGATTACGACCTGCTGACCGTCGGTGCCGGTTCGGGCGGGGTGCGGGCCAGCCGCTTCGCCGCCCGGACCGGGGCCCGCGTCGCCATCTGCGAGGAAAGCCGGGTGGGCGGCACCTGCGTGATCCGCGGTTGCGTGCCGAAGAAATTGCTGGTCATGGGCGCCCAGTTCGGCGACGCCTTCGCCGACGCCGCCGGCTTCGGCTGGACGGTGGACGAACCGGTTTTCGACTGGCCCACCCTGATCGCCCGCAAGAACGCCGAGATCGACCGCCTGAACGGCGTCTACAAGCGCATCCTCCGGGAAAGCGACGTGGACCTGATCGAAGACCGGGCGGTGGTCGTCGATCCCCATACGGTGGAGGTGGCAGGCCGGCGCGTCACCGCCGCCAACATCCTGATCGCGGTCGGCGGCTGGCCTTCGACGCCGGCGATTCCCGGCATCGAGCACGTGATTTCCTCCAACGAGGCCCTGGACCTGCCCGACCTGCCGCGTCGCGTGGCGATCGTCGGCGGCGGCTACATCGCCGTCGAATTCGCCGGCATCTTCGCCGGTTTCGGAGTCCAGGTGACCCAGGTGCTGCGCGGCGACACGGTGCTGCGCGGCTTCGACGAGGACCTGCGGGTTGCCCTGGCGGAAGAAATGGGCAAGCGCGGCATCCGGCTGCGTACCGATACCGTGGTGCGTTCCGTCGAGAAGCTGCCCGCGGGCGGCTTCAGCCTGCACCTGGGCCACGAGGAAATGCTGGAAACCGATCTGGTGATGTACGCCACCGGGCGGGTGCCGAAAACGGCCCTGCTGGGCCTGGAGGAGACAGGCGTCCGCCTGGACGACAAGGGCGCCGTGGCGGTGGACGACTTCTCGCGTTCCAGCGTCCCCAGCATCTGGGCCATCGGCGACGCCACCGACCGCATGAACCTGACGCCCGTCGCCCTGGCGGAAGGCATGGCCCTGGCCCGCACGCTGTTCGAAGGCACGCCGACCCGCGTCGATTACGACAACGTGCCCACCGCCGTCTTCAGCCAGCCGCCGCTGGCCACCGTGGGCCTGACCGAGGCCCAGGCGCGGGACCGTTTCGGCAAGGTGGATATCTACGTCACCCGATTCAGGCCGATGAAGCACAGCCTGTCGGGTCGCGACGAGCGCAGCCTGATGAAACTGGTGGTGGACGCGGCCACCGACCGGGTGGTGGGCTGCCACATGGTGGGCCAGGACGCGCCGGAAATCGTCCAGGGCTTCGCGGTGGCGCTGAAATGCGGCGCCCGCAAACGCGACTTCGACGCCACCATCGGCATCCACCCGACGGCAGCCGAGGAGTTCGTCACGCTACGCGACAAACTCCCCGACCATCCGAAGCGGTGA